The Sphingomonas sp. So64.6b genome includes a region encoding these proteins:
- a CDS encoding response regulator transcription factor, which translates to MRVLLIEDEPTTAKAIELMLTTEGFNVYTTDLGEEGLDLGKLYDYDIILLDLNLPDMHGYDVLKKLRVARVQTPVLILSGINEMDSKVRSFGFGADDYVTKPFHREELTARIHAVVRRSKGHSQSVIRTGKLAVNLDAKTVEVDGSRVHLTGKEYAMLELLSLRKGTTLTKEMFLNHLYGGMDEPELKIIDVFICKLRKKLSLACDGENYIETVWGRGYVLREPDEVGEPISEVA; encoded by the coding sequence ATGCGCGTGTTGCTGATCGAAGACGAGCCGACGACCGCCAAGGCGATCGAGCTCATGCTTACGACCGAAGGGTTTAACGTCTATACAACGGACCTGGGCGAGGAAGGCCTCGATCTGGGCAAGCTGTATGATTACGATATCATCCTGCTCGACCTGAACCTGCCGGACATGCATGGTTACGACGTGCTGAAAAAGCTCCGCGTCGCCCGCGTGCAGACTCCGGTGCTGATCCTGTCGGGCATCAACGAGATGGACTCCAAGGTGCGCAGCTTCGGCTTCGGCGCCGACGATTACGTCACCAAGCCATTCCACCGCGAAGAACTGACCGCGCGTATCCATGCCGTGGTGCGCCGCTCCAAGGGGCATAGCCAGTCGGTCATCCGCACCGGCAAGCTCGCCGTCAATCTCGATGCCAAGACGGTCGAAGTCGATGGCAGCCGGGTCCATCTGACCGGCAAGGAATATGCGATGCTCGAGCTGCTTTCGCTGCGCAAGGGCACCACGCTGACCAAGGAAATGTTCCTCAACCACCTTTATGGCGGCATGGACGAACCCGAACTCAAGATCATCGACGTGTTCATCTGCAAGCTGCGCAAGAAGCTCAGCCTGGCTTGCGACGGCGAGAATTATATCGAGACCGTGTGGGGTCGCGGCTATGTGCTGCGCGAGCCCGATGAGGTCGGCGAACCCATTTCCGAAGTCGCATAA
- a CDS encoding helix-turn-helix transcriptional regulator, translated as MTNRVRELREHHDGMSQSALAEAIGVTRQTVIAIEQGRYSPSLESAFRISRVFGVGVEDVFGWEE; from the coding sequence ATCACCAACCGCGTCCGCGAATTGCGCGAACACCATGACGGGATGAGCCAGTCGGCGCTGGCCGAAGCGATCGGCGTCACCCGACAGACCGTCATCGCGATCGAGCAAGGGCGTTACTCGCCATCGCTGGAAAGCGCGTTCCGCATTTCGCGCGTGTTTGGGGTTGGCGTCGAAGATGTGTTTGGCTGGGAAGAGTGA
- a CDS encoding amidohydrolase: MSLMLGTTPAFADALVDNVNGITMDKDGKVIQFTGLLMTPDGKVAKLLKQGEKRPEKLDWRADMKGKVLLPGFIDAHGHVMDLGFRALELDLSGTKNLEEAKSKIAAYAAANPERKWILGGGWNQEVWNLGRFPTAADLDAVVSDRPVWLSRADGHASWGNSMAMKLAGITAKSASPAGGRIEKTGLQPNGVFIDAAQTLIAKLVPPPLPRDRNGALLKAQDILLGFGITATADMGTTLDDWLAFRRMGDKGSLRVRIMSYSSGVEPAIQIAGNGPTPWLYGDRLRMIGVKLYADGALGSRGAWLKAPYADAPKETGLQFLSEDVIRNLMSRAAMDGFQVAVHAIGDKANAQALDAIDAMSDTYKGDRRWRIEHAQIVDPADLPRFGKHGIIASMQPVHQTSDRGMVEARLGEARLVGAYAWASMLRNGAALAFGSDYPVESPDPFAGWAAAFTRMDASGQPFGGWRPEERVSREQAWWAFTGGAAYAGFAEDKFGRLGVGQRADFIIVDRDPLLASPTELRATKVQETWVGGEKVWEKR; this comes from the coding sequence ATGTCGCTGATGCTCGGCACGACACCGGCCTTCGCCGATGCGCTGGTCGATAATGTCAACGGCATCACGATGGACAAGGATGGTAAGGTCATCCAGTTTACCGGCCTGTTGATGACCCCCGACGGCAAGGTCGCGAAACTGCTCAAACAGGGCGAGAAACGGCCCGAGAAACTCGACTGGCGCGCCGACATGAAGGGCAAGGTCTTGCTGCCCGGCTTCATCGACGCACATGGCCACGTAATGGACCTGGGTTTTCGCGCACTCGAACTCGACTTGTCCGGCACGAAAAACCTCGAGGAAGCCAAGTCGAAGATCGCCGCCTATGCGGCGGCCAACCCCGAACGCAAATGGATCCTTGGCGGCGGCTGGAACCAGGAAGTCTGGAACCTCGGCCGCTTCCCGACCGCCGCCGATCTCGATGCGGTGGTCAGCGACCGCCCGGTGTGGCTGTCACGCGCTGACGGGCATGCCAGCTGGGGCAACAGCATGGCGATGAAACTGGCAGGCATCACCGCGAAGAGCGCTTCGCCGGCGGGCGGACGGATCGAAAAGACCGGCCTGCAGCCGAACGGCGTATTCATCGACGCGGCGCAGACGCTGATCGCGAAGCTTGTGCCGCCGCCTTTGCCGCGCGACCGCAATGGCGCGCTGCTCAAGGCGCAGGACATTCTGCTCGGCTTCGGCATCACCGCCACCGCCGATATGGGCACCACGCTCGACGATTGGCTCGCCTTTCGCAGGATGGGCGACAAGGGCTCGCTGCGCGTCCGCATCATGAGCTATTCCTCGGGGGTCGAGCCCGCGATCCAGATCGCCGGCAACGGGCCGACGCCATGGCTCTATGGCGACCGGCTGCGCATGATCGGGGTGAAACTCTATGCCGATGGCGCGCTCGGTTCGCGCGGTGCGTGGTTGAAGGCACCTTATGCCGATGCGCCCAAGGAAACCGGACTGCAATTCTTGTCGGAGGATGTGATCCGCAACCTGATGAGCCGCGCGGCGATGGATGGTTTCCAGGTCGCGGTCCATGCGATCGGCGACAAGGCCAATGCGCAAGCGCTCGACGCGATCGACGCCATGTCCGACACGTACAAGGGCGATCGGCGCTGGCGCATCGAACACGCGCAGATTGTCGATCCGGCCGATCTGCCGCGCTTCGGCAAGCATGGCATCATCGCCTCGATGCAGCCGGTCCATCAGACCAGCGACCGCGGCATGGTCGAAGCACGGTTGGGCGAAGCGCGCCTCGTCGGCGCCTATGCCTGGGCGTCGATGCTCAGGAACGGGGCAGCGCTCGCCTTTGGCTCCGACTATCCGGTCGAAAGTCCCGATCCCTTTGCCGGCTGGGCGGCCGCCTTCACCCGCATGGACGCGAGCGGCCAGCCGTTCGGCGGCTGGCGACCGGAAGAACGCGTGAGCCGCGAACAGGCCTGGTGGGCATTCACCGGCGGTGCGGCTTATGCCGGATTCGCGGAGGACAAGTTCGGACGGTTGGGCGTCGGGCAGCGCGCGGACTTCATCATCGTCGACCGCGATCCGTTGCTGGCATCACCCACCGAGTTGCGCGCGACCAAGGTCCAGGAGACGTGGGTCGGGGGCGAGAAGGTGTGGGAGAAGAGGTGA
- a CDS encoding LysR family transcriptional regulator has translation MRLPDLEAWAIFASVVDQRSFSGAADAIGVSKATVSKAITRLEAHLGQSLFHRNSRRLTLTESGKGLAEHAARILAEANSAEEAARDAATAPTGLVRMTAPMTLGLAKIAPAIAEFLVAHPGIEIDLHLSDAKVDIVAEGFDIALRIADLPDSSLRARRLGAIRTHIVAAPAYLAKHGRPTHPAQLGEHPCFGYTNVTGPWRFSGPDGGEAAVRPTGPLRSNNGDALLPALRAGLGIGMLPDFIVGPDLLDGILEAILTDWHGPPIALHLMTPPSNLRPARVEALIAFLSDRLRNLCEQAG, from the coding sequence ATGCGCCTGCCAGATCTCGAAGCCTGGGCGATCTTCGCCAGCGTCGTCGACCAACGCTCGTTCAGCGGCGCCGCCGATGCGATCGGCGTTTCCAAGGCAACGGTGTCGAAGGCGATCACCCGGCTGGAGGCGCATCTCGGCCAGTCGCTGTTCCATCGAAACTCGCGCCGGCTGACGCTCACCGAGAGCGGCAAAGGCTTGGCCGAACATGCCGCGCGCATCCTCGCCGAAGCCAATTCAGCGGAAGAAGCCGCGCGCGATGCCGCGACCGCGCCGACCGGACTGGTGCGCATGACCGCGCCGATGACGCTCGGGCTGGCCAAGATCGCACCGGCAATTGCGGAATTCCTGGTCGCGCATCCCGGGATCGAGATCGACCTGCATTTGTCCGATGCCAAGGTCGATATCGTCGCCGAAGGTTTCGACATCGCACTGCGTATCGCCGATCTGCCGGACAGTTCGCTGCGTGCTCGCCGTCTCGGCGCGATCAGGACACATATCGTCGCGGCGCCCGCCTATCTCGCCAAACATGGCCGCCCGACCCACCCGGCGCAGCTCGGCGAGCATCCCTGTTTCGGTTATACCAATGTCACCGGACCGTGGCGGTTCTCCGGACCGGACGGCGGCGAGGCGGCGGTCCGTCCGACCGGGCCACTCCGTTCCAACAATGGCGACGCGCTGCTCCCCGCTCTCCGTGCCGGGCTCGGCATCGGTATGCTGCCCGATTTCATCGTCGGCCCCGACCTGTTGGACGGGATATTGGAGGCGATCCTGACCGACTGGCACGGACCGCCCATCGCACTGCACCTGATGACGCCGCCCAGCAATCTGCGACCCGCGCGGGTCGAGGCGCTGATCGCATTCCTTTCGGATCGGCTGCGCAACCTGTGCGAGCAGGCTGGTTAA